From a region of the Streptacidiphilus albus JL83 genome:
- a CDS encoding ABC transporter substrate-binding protein has product MAAASLSACSGAGAGTAGGADAANTIHVLMVNNAQMVDLENLTAANFTKQTGIKVDFTVLPEDSLRDKASQEFSTQAGQYDVATLSNFEIPFYSKNGWLAPLNSDVAADPGFDQADILKPIAESLTGADGQLYGEPFYGESSFLMYRKDVFAAKGLTMPAHPTWQQVAALAVKLNGAEPGMRGICLRGQPGWGEVLAPLTTVVNTFGGTWLDQNWNAQVTAPGFTSATNFYVNLIKQAGEPGAAQSGFTECLNDFQQSKVAMWYDATSAAGSLDTAGSPVTGKVGYVPAPVVDTSNSGWLYTWAWAIEKASTHQADAWKFISWASGKGYINLVGQKLGWAQVPPGTRTSTYSNPNYLASASAFAAPTLTAIDTADPQNPGVQPRPTPGIQFVDIPEFTDFGTQASQLLSDAIAGQMSVASALKQVQALTQTAGDKYK; this is encoded by the coding sequence GGCACCGCCGGCGGTGCCGACGCGGCGAACACCATCCACGTGCTCATGGTCAACAACGCGCAGATGGTCGACCTGGAGAACCTGACGGCGGCCAACTTCACCAAGCAGACCGGCATCAAGGTCGACTTCACGGTGCTTCCCGAGGACTCGCTGCGCGACAAGGCCAGCCAGGAGTTCTCCACCCAGGCCGGGCAGTACGACGTGGCCACGTTGTCCAACTTCGAGATTCCCTTCTACTCCAAGAACGGCTGGCTCGCGCCGCTGAACAGCGACGTCGCCGCCGACCCGGGGTTCGACCAGGCGGACATCCTCAAGCCGATCGCCGAGTCGCTGACCGGCGCGGACGGCCAGCTCTACGGCGAGCCGTTCTACGGCGAGTCCTCGTTCCTGATGTACCGCAAGGACGTCTTCGCGGCCAAGGGCCTGACCATGCCGGCCCACCCGACCTGGCAGCAGGTCGCGGCCCTGGCGGTGAAGCTCAATGGCGCCGAGCCCGGGATGCGCGGGATCTGCCTGCGCGGCCAGCCCGGCTGGGGCGAGGTCCTGGCCCCGCTGACCACCGTCGTCAACACCTTCGGCGGCACCTGGCTCGACCAGAACTGGAACGCCCAGGTCACGGCCCCCGGCTTCACCAGCGCCACGAACTTCTACGTCAACCTGATCAAGCAGGCCGGCGAACCCGGCGCCGCCCAGTCCGGCTTCACCGAGTGCCTCAACGACTTCCAGCAGAGCAAGGTGGCGATGTGGTACGACGCCACCTCCGCGGCCGGATCGCTGGACACCGCCGGCTCCCCGGTGACCGGCAAGGTGGGCTACGTCCCGGCGCCGGTCGTGGACACCAGCAACTCCGGCTGGCTGTACACCTGGGCCTGGGCGATCGAGAAGGCCAGCACCCACCAGGCCGACGCCTGGAAGTTCATCTCCTGGGCCTCCGGCAAGGGCTACATCAACCTGGTCGGCCAGAAGCTTGGCTGGGCACAGGTGCCGCCCGGCACCCGTACCTCGACCTACTCCAACCCGAACTACCTGGCCAGCGCCTCGGCCTTCGCAGCGCCGACGCTCACCGCCATCGACACGGCCGACCCGCAGAACCCGGGGGTGCAGCCGCGGCCCACGCCCGGAATCCAGTTCGTCGACATTCCCGAGTTCACCGACTTCGGCACCCAGGCCTCCCAGTTGCTCAGCGACGCGATCGCCGGCCAGATGAGCGTGGCCAGCGCACTGAAGCAGGTCCAGGCGCTGACCCAGACCGCGGGCGACAAGTACAAGTAG